From the Chloroflexus aurantiacus J-10-fl genome, one window contains:
- a CDS encoding copper chaperone PCu(A)C, with translation MRRLFFLSITAALLVVLVGCGANQSGTTGSGITVRDPWVRAAMMNMAGDQSGAMGNMGNQATPMAGMGNSHGNGHANAGSSAVSAAYMVIVNNGAADAIVKAESDVAASVELHNVVMENNVMQMRQVEAIEVPANGQVELKPGGFHVMLIGLNRDLKEGDEVTIKLTTRSGQTIEVKAPVRMP, from the coding sequence ATGCGACGTCTCTTTTTCCTTTCGATTACAGCAGCTTTGCTGGTGGTATTGGTCGGTTGTGGGGCGAATCAAAGTGGTACGACCGGTAGTGGGATTACGGTGCGCGATCCGTGGGTGCGGGCCGCGATGATGAATATGGCCGGCGATCAGTCCGGCGCGATGGGGAATATGGGCAATCAGGCCACCCCAATGGCCGGGATGGGCAACAGCCACGGCAATGGTCACGCGAATGCAGGCAGTTCGGCTGTCAGCGCCGCGTATATGGTGATCGTCAACAATGGCGCTGCGGACGCGATTGTGAAGGCCGAGAGCGATGTTGCAGCATCGGTTGAACTGCATAACGTGGTGATGGAAAATAATGTCATGCAGATGCGACAGGTTGAAGCCATCGAGGTGCCGGCCAATGGTCAGGTTGAACTGAAGCCGGGTGGTTTCCACGTGATGTTGATCGGTCTGAACCGTGACCTCAAAGAGGGTGATGAAGTGACGATCAAACTCACCACGCGTAGCGGGCAAACCATCGAGGTCAAGGCACCGGTGCGCATGCCGTAG
- a CDS encoding carbohydrate-binding domain-containing protein codes for MQRLLAGCFIGVLGFITACSAPLVSSTSSTTTTQITAESVAEQPATTTNIPQLTPAAAVVVTSAAEAIPIELHGDQISAGTGVEVNGTVATITSGGAYRISGQLQAGSIVVNAAATDDVTLYLDGVTIHSVESAPLYIDRAGQVTIVLVDGSINTLSDEARTADQSSAPNATLYSDADLVITGQGQLIVAAHFNDGIASTKGLVIEDGHIQVTAVDDGLRGKEYLLLRGGQIDMTAGGDGFTADADGQGVIMIEGGQVTITANGDGVQAAADIVVQGGMLDIIAGGGSTATLSADASAKGLKAAGQIIINDGEIRLDVAEDGLHADTSITINGGTFTIAAADDAIHAEQQVTITAGEMNVTDSYEGIEGQHIRIDGGTITIIASDDALNAADGSGAQGGGFGGMGGGQWTLTMTGGSLTVDAGGDGIDVNGSITMSGGVMVVYGPTESMNAALDYDRAFTISAGQLIAVGSAGMAMAPDTSSTQPAVLINLSTVQTAGTSIAIVNAAGEPIVSLTPDKSYQSLVYSGTGLTVGEQYQVVVGGAVNTSFVQNDIITRVGTTTGPGGPGNPMRPPRP; via the coding sequence ATGCAAAGATTACTCGCAGGATGTTTCATTGGCGTGCTCGGTTTCATAACCGCTTGCAGTGCCCCCCTTGTGTCTTCAACGAGCAGCACAACTACAACACAGATCACAGCCGAATCGGTGGCAGAACAGCCCGCCACAACGACAAACATCCCACAGTTGACCCCAGCCGCTGCGGTCGTTGTGACATCCGCAGCCGAAGCGATCCCGATTGAATTGCACGGTGATCAGATCAGTGCCGGTACCGGTGTAGAGGTCAATGGAACTGTCGCAACGATCACGAGTGGCGGTGCCTACCGAATCAGTGGTCAGCTCCAGGCCGGAAGCATTGTTGTGAATGCCGCCGCGACAGACGACGTTACGCTCTATCTTGACGGCGTGACAATTCATAGCGTGGAGAGTGCCCCTCTCTACATCGACCGTGCCGGTCAGGTGACCATTGTCCTGGTCGATGGCAGCATCAATACCCTCAGCGATGAAGCAAGAACAGCCGATCAAAGTAGTGCGCCGAATGCAACGCTCTACAGTGATGCCGATCTGGTGATTACCGGTCAGGGACAGTTGATTGTTGCAGCTCATTTCAACGACGGTATTGCTTCCACGAAAGGGCTGGTCATTGAAGACGGGCATATTCAGGTAACGGCTGTTGATGATGGGTTGCGCGGCAAAGAGTATCTCCTGCTGCGTGGTGGTCAGATCGACATGACAGCCGGTGGTGATGGCTTCACTGCCGATGCTGATGGACAGGGGGTGATCATGATCGAAGGCGGCCAGGTAACAATAACGGCGAACGGTGATGGGGTACAGGCCGCAGCAGATATTGTGGTACAAGGAGGAATGCTTGACATTATAGCCGGCGGTGGCAGCACAGCCACCCTGTCTGCCGACGCATCGGCGAAGGGTCTTAAAGCAGCGGGACAGATCATCATCAACGATGGTGAGATCAGGCTTGATGTTGCTGAAGATGGTCTGCACGCCGATACCTCAATTACTATCAATGGTGGCACATTCACGATTGCCGCCGCTGACGATGCAATCCACGCTGAACAGCAGGTAACTATCACGGCTGGCGAAATGAATGTGACAGATTCGTATGAAGGGATTGAGGGTCAGCACATCCGCATTGATGGCGGTACGATCACGATCATTGCCAGCGATGATGCGCTGAACGCTGCCGATGGCAGCGGTGCCCAGGGTGGCGGTTTCGGTGGCATGGGTGGTGGACAATGGACGCTAACCATGACCGGCGGCTCGCTAACAGTAGATGCCGGTGGCGATGGGATCGATGTTAATGGTAGCATCACGATGAGTGGTGGTGTTATGGTGGTATACGGGCCAACAGAGTCCATGAATGCTGCCCTCGACTATGACCGGGCTTTTACCATAAGCGCTGGTCAATTGATCGCCGTTGGTAGTGCCGGTATGGCGATGGCACCAGATACCAGCTCGACCCAACCCGCTGTGCTGATCAACCTCAGCACGGTGCAGACAGCAGGAACATCAATTGCTATCGTGAATGCTGCTGGCGAACCAATTGTTAGCCTGACACCAGATAAATCGTATCAATCACTCGTCTACTCAGGCACCGGTTTAACAGTGGGCGAACAGTATCAGGTTGTGGTTGGCGGAGCGGTCAACACGAGCTTCGTGCAGAACGACATCATTACGCGAGTGGGTACGACAACAGGGCCAGGCGGGCCGGGAAACCCGATGCGTCCGCCACGTCCATAG
- a CDS encoding GNAT family N-acetyltransferase, producing MTDSTLTAHYLDPTAPDWSATIDRLWQQSGAPQNPTLLPPHFVKSTFPRMGGIVVEFRAGDCTVGFGMLFPRTIINGQRHYTLRLHELHERLPDDVLRALIAATPATVYRPADGVTFAPKRPRPAGLWIGTPQADDTTAITALYRSVWGSQPYPTDLFSAEFAPGTALVATVDGQVAGFLLGFWRFGCHPIADNELAIESQVMAVDPAYRNHGLATRLKQEQARLALSQGVRCIHWTVDPLQLPNALLNFNHLHAVAGEFVRGYYPVHNELNLVTASRFGITWLPASAHGSKGLHNQRDRLLITDLPDIAILNDGPRLLRAPHAPAQIAIAIPQQWTELQHRDRNLAIAWRDATDELFARWIGWDAGKYVIYAVARDPAGTGYLVGKPAGSWVWEEG from the coding sequence ATGACAGACTCCACACTCACTGCGCATTATCTCGACCCAACAGCACCGGACTGGAGCGCAACCATTGATCGATTGTGGCAACAGTCGGGTGCACCGCAAAACCCGACTCTTCTCCCGCCCCATTTTGTCAAGAGCACCTTTCCCCGTATGGGCGGAATCGTGGTTGAGTTTCGGGCAGGCGATTGCACGGTCGGGTTTGGGATGCTGTTTCCCCGCACAATTATCAACGGTCAGCGTCATTACACCCTACGGCTCCACGAGCTACACGAACGATTGCCCGATGATGTGCTGCGAGCACTGATTGCTGCAACGCCGGCCACGGTGTATCGACCAGCCGATGGGGTGACGTTTGCCCCTAAACGACCACGTCCAGCCGGTCTCTGGATTGGCACGCCGCAGGCTGATGATACAACGGCGATTACAGCGCTCTACCGTAGCGTGTGGGGTAGCCAGCCCTATCCAACCGACCTGTTTAGCGCTGAGTTTGCTCCCGGCACGGCGCTGGTGGCGACGGTAGATGGTCAGGTGGCCGGGTTTTTGCTCGGTTTCTGGCGTTTCGGTTGTCATCCTATCGCCGACAACGAGCTGGCAATCGAGTCGCAGGTGATGGCGGTTGATCCTGCGTATCGCAACCACGGGTTGGCAACACGCTTGAAACAGGAACAGGCTCGTCTGGCGCTGAGTCAGGGGGTGCGCTGTATTCACTGGACGGTTGATCCCTTGCAGTTGCCGAATGCACTGCTCAATTTCAATCATCTGCATGCGGTAGCCGGTGAATTTGTGCGTGGCTACTATCCGGTACACAATGAGTTGAATCTGGTAACAGCCTCTCGGTTTGGGATCACCTGGCTGCCGGCCAGCGCGCATGGTAGTAAGGGTTTACATAATCAACGGGATCGTCTCCTGATCACCGATCTACCGGATATTGCCATTCTCAACGACGGCCCCCGTCTGTTGCGGGCACCCCATGCGCCGGCGCAGATTGCGATTGCCATTCCCCAACAGTGGACAGAGCTTCAGCATCGGGATCGGAACCTGGCAATTGCGTGGCGCGATGCAACGGATGAACTCTTTGCGCGGTGGATTGGCTGGGATGCGGGAAAATACGTAATCTACGCTGTCGCCCGCGATCCCGCCGGAACTGGCTATCTGGTCGGAAAACCGGCGGGATCGTGGGTGTGGGAAGAGGGTTAG